Within Gilvibacter sp. SZ-19, the genomic segment TTCTATAAGAATCTTGAATTTGGAACCGGAGGTATGCGCGGTATTATGGGCCCGGGAGACAATCGGATCAACAAATACACCCTGGGCAAGAATACCCAAGGCCTTTCGCAATATTTAAAGCAGGAATTCCCAGGTGAAGATCTCAAAGTTGCAATTGCCTATGACTGCCGCCATAACAGTAAAAGCTTGGCTGCAGAAGTAGCCAATGTCTTTTCGGCCAACGGTATAACAGTCTATCTGTTTTCTGACTTGCGCCCCACTCCGGAACTTTCCTTTGCTGTAAAGCATCTGAATTGTCACTGCGGAATTGTACTAACTGCCTCACACAATCCACCGGAATACAACGGTTATAAAGTGTATTGGCAGGACGGAGGTCAACTAGTACCACCACAGGATAAAGAGATCATAGCGGTGATCAATAAACTCGCATACACCGACATTCAGTTCGAAGGTAATTCTTCGCTGATCCATAAAATAGATACCGAGCTAGACGAAGCCTTTATAAAAGCTTCCCTAGCCAACGGAATGAAGGATACAACTCCAGAGCAGCGCGCAGCGCTAAAAGTAGTATTTACACCTTTACACGGTACTTCGGTTACTGTGATCCCAGAAGTACTGAAGCGTGCTGGCTATTCACAGATGCAAATCGTAGAGGCACAAGCAACACCGGACGGAGACTTCCCTACTGTGGTTTCTCCTAATCCAGAAGAGCCAGAGGCACTTTCTATGGCAATGCAGATTGCAGAACAAAGCGGCGCGGATATGGTCATCGGAACCGACCCGGACTCAGACCGCTTGGGTATTGCTGTTAGAGATGAGCATGGAAAAATGACCATCCTTAATGGAAATCAGGCCATGGTGATCAAAACGCATTTCCTGTTGGCGCAAAAAGCAGCTGCCTCTGGAATAAAGGCTAACGATTATATAGCGTCTACCATAGTGTCCACACCTATGATGGGCGTGATGGCAGAAGACTTTGGTCTTCCTTGCGAGTTGGGACTGACCGGTTTTAAGTGGATAGCCAAGATGGTCAAAGATATGCCAGAGAAAAACCTGATCGGTGGCGGAGAAGAGAGTTTCGGGTTTATGGTCGGGGATTTTGTTCGCGATAAAGACGCAGTTACCGCCAGTTTGTTGGCCTGTGAGATCGCAGCCCAGCAAAAAGCCAAGGGAGAGACACTGCTCGACTACGCTATTGAACTCTACAAGAAATACGGGGTCTATCAGGAAGAGCTCATATCTTTTGTAAAACCGGGCAAATCCGGAGCAGAAGAGATCCAAGCCATGATGAAATCACTAAGAGAGACTCCGTTAAAGGAGATCGTGGGAGAGGCTGTTGTACGTATTGACGACTTCCAAAACAGCATCAGCACCCACCCAGACGGATCGCAGACCGCGATAGACATGCCAAAATCCAATGTACTTATCTATTGGACAGCACAAGGCACTAAAGTGGCTGCTCGCCCAAGTGGCACCGAACCGAAAATTAAATTCTACCTAAGTGCCAATGCGCCTTGGGAAGGAGATTACAGAAAAACGCAGACGGCCCTGCTAAACAAAATGGACCGCATTGCAGAACAATTCAACCTGCGCTAGTGCATTATTTTAAACAGATCATTTCTTTTGCGCGTCCCTACAAGCGTTACGCTCTTGGGAACATAGTGTGTAATGTTTTTTACGCCCTATTCAGCGCCCTTTCTTTTGTGACCCTGATCCCTATGCTCGATGTCCTCTTTAAAAATGAGGTTATCGAAGGAGATGCGGGTGTAGTTAAAGCACCTGAATGGACTGGCTTGCCAGACACCATGGATTACTTTAAACAGTATATGGCTTTTCAGGTGGATCAATACGCCCAAGATGACGCCTCTAAGGCATTGATCTTGGTGATCGGTCTGGTGATCGTGATGTTCTTCTTTAAGAACATTTTCAATTATTTGGCCATGTACTTCATCACGTTTTTGAGAAACGGGGTACTGAAAGATCTGCGCAATGCGCTCTTCGATAAGATCACGCGCTTACCAATAGCTTTTTATTCGGAAAAGCGCAAAGGAGATACCATTGCGCGTATCTCTAACGATGTCCAAGAGATACAGCATTCGTTCTTATCTATATTGGAATTGATAGTACGCGAACCGCTGACTATAGTATTTACCATAATCACTATGCTGCTCATTAGCGGCAAGCTTACCATTTTTGTATTTGTGTTTATTCCTATTTCGGGATTTATCATTTCTAGAATCGGGAAGTCCTTAAAACGCAAATCCGACCGTGTACAGGCAGAACAGGGAACCTTTCTTTCTATTATAGAAGAAACCTTGGGCGGCTTAAAAGTTATCAAAGGATTTAATGGCGAAGGCGCTTTTAACAAGAAATTCCAAGCCTCTACCCTGCGTTTTTACAACTTTTCCAACAAACTGCTAAACCGTCAGAATTTTGCCTCTCCTACTTCGGAGTTCTTGGGGATCTTTGTCATCGCAATTTTGTTGTGGTTTGGTGGGCGTATGGTTTTGGTAGATGGGACCCTAGACGGCAGCTCTTTTATTGCCTATATGGGATTGGCTTATAATATTTTGACTCCTGCAAAAGCGATCAGCAAGGCAAGTTACAGTGTAAAACGCGGTAATGCCGCTGCACAACGCGTCTTAGAAATACTCAATACCGAATCTAGCCTGGAGGACAAACCCAATGCCATGCAAAAGGAAAACTTTGATTCCGAGATAAATATAGACAGCGTGTCCTTTAAATACGAAGATGAATATGTCTTAAAAGATTTCTCTCTGCAGGTCAAAAAAGGCCAAAGCGTAGCCTTAGTAGGGCAATCAGGGAGTGGAAAATCCACCATTGCGAATTTGGTAACTCGCTTTTACGATGTAAACAAAGGCAGTATCAGCATAGATGGCAGTGATATCCGAGACATTACCAAGTCTTCGCTCCGAGGACTTATGGGCTTAGTTACACAGGATTCCATCCTCTTTAACGACACCATTAAGAACAATTTGCTGCTTGGGAAACCAGATGCAACCGAGCAGGAAGTTCTCAAAGCTTTAGAGGTTGCCAATGCCTGGGAATTTGTCAAAGACCTACCACAGGGCATAGAAACCAATATCGGGGATTCGGGTAATAAACTCTCCGGAGGGCAAAAACAACGCCTGAGCATTGCTAGAGCGGTTCTTAAGAATCCTCCTATTATGGTATTGGACGAAGCTACCTCCGCCTTAGACACCGAATCTGAACGTCTGGTGCAAGATGCTTTAGAAAATATGATGAAGAATCGAACCTCTATCGTTATTGCGCACCGGCTATCAACCATTCAGAATGCAGACCTTATTGTGGTAATGCAGAAAGGAGAAATTGCAGAACAAGGCACGCACGAAACACTACTAGCCAAAAAAGGTATTTACCATAGCTTAGTGAGCATGCAATCGTTGAATGCCTAAAATGATATTCAGCTTCTAAATATTCAGGCAAAAAAAAAGCAGATCGATCGATCTGCTTTCTTTTTAACTACTGCTGTATTTGGGGCTCACAGCAGCAGTATGATTTAATTAACAACGAAGTAAAAGTATATTACCGAATCGACATTTCCAAAAAAAATATGCTTTTTATCTGATTTTTTATGCATTTCATCGATATATAAATTTGCAGGAATAATATTTTCCTACAAACAAAGTGAAGAATGGAATTACAACTTAAAGATGATCTAATTGTAAATAAAAACGGGCAAACCCCCGCGGTAAGCCCGTTTTCGTAAAATAACTAAAGTAGTTGGGGCTACATTTAGTGAACAGAAGAATGTTCTTGAGCGCTAATGTATACATATTTTTCCTACAAAAAAATTTTTATTGCTTTTTATCGATAATTTTTAACGTTTTATCTGATTTTTTATGTGAATCCCTTAATTCAAGCTGAAGCAATAACCCAATTTAGCCACTAATTTGACCTTAAAAAGAAAAATTTGAGGAGCAGATTAAACCTTTTTGATACCTTATGGTCTTAAGGAAAAACCACTACCATTGATAGCCGAATCTAGTTTAGTTGATCAGTTGAAAGCTCCCGAAACGCGGGAAGCCGCTTTCAGTACACTGATGTCTACCTATAAAGAAAGGTTGTACTGGCATATTAGAAAGATGGTATATTCTCATGACGACGCAGACGATGTGCTGCAAAACACTTTTATTAAAGTATACCGCAGCATAGAGAATTTTAAAGGCGAGAGTAAGCTCTACACTTGGATGTATCGCATAGCGACTAACGAGGCGATCACCTTTATAAACAAGAAAGCCCGTCGGATGGAAATTGGCAACGAAGAGGTACAGCAGTTGGCGGTGGCTAATTTAGCCGCCGACCCGTATTTTGAAGGCAACGAAATTCAGCTTAAATTACAGGAAGCAATTGCCAAGCTGCCACAAAAGCAGCAGTTGGTTTTTAATATGAAGTATTTTGACGATATGAAATACGACGATATGTCCGAGATATTAGGCACTTCCGTGGGAGCCTTGAAAAGCTCTTATCATATCGCCGTTAAAAAAATTACCGCTGAGCTCAAAAGCGATTAAACCTTTAATACGCTGTTGAGTCATAGCAATAAGAACATGAACTTGGACAATAAAAATATCGAACCAAATTTTGGCGTGCCAGAAGGCTACTTTGAAGGCTTTGAAGCTGCTGTGCAAGCTCGTATAGCCGAAGAGGAGCTGCGAGCACTAGTGTCGACTGCTGGCTTTATTGCTCCGGATGGGTATTTTGACCAACTTGAACCTAGTATCAAGCAACAGCTGCCTGAAAAGCAGACCAAAGTCATTTCGCTTTTCGGTAAAAGAACCCTTTACGCGGTGGCCTCTGTTGCCGCAGTGGTAGTTTTAGTGGTCAATTTGATTGGCAACGGTAATGGGAATAACGAAAACACTTTGGCCTTAGATCAAGTGGATCCGCAGTTATTGGTAGCCTATGCCAATAGTGACGCCATTGCCTTTACAGATGCAGAA encodes:
- a CDS encoding ABC transporter ATP-binding protein, whose translation is MHYFKQIISFARPYKRYALGNIVCNVFYALFSALSFVTLIPMLDVLFKNEVIEGDAGVVKAPEWTGLPDTMDYFKQYMAFQVDQYAQDDASKALILVIGLVIVMFFFKNIFNYLAMYFITFLRNGVLKDLRNALFDKITRLPIAFYSEKRKGDTIARISNDVQEIQHSFLSILELIVREPLTIVFTIITMLLISGKLTIFVFVFIPISGFIISRIGKSLKRKSDRVQAEQGTFLSIIEETLGGLKVIKGFNGEGAFNKKFQASTLRFYNFSNKLLNRQNFASPTSEFLGIFVIAILLWFGGRMVLVDGTLDGSSFIAYMGLAYNILTPAKAISKASYSVKRGNAAAQRVLEILNTESSLEDKPNAMQKENFDSEINIDSVSFKYEDEYVLKDFSLQVKKGQSVALVGQSGSGKSTIANLVTRFYDVNKGSISIDGSDIRDITKSSLRGLMGLVTQDSILFNDTIKNNLLLGKPDATEQEVLKALEVANAWEFVKDLPQGIETNIGDSGNKLSGGQKQRLSIARAVLKNPPIMVLDEATSALDTESERLVQDALENMMKNRTSIVIAHRLSTIQNADLIVVMQKGEIAEQGTHETLLAKKGIYHSLVSMQSLNA
- a CDS encoding phospho-sugar mutase, with the translated sequence MIYIAPEILERVNQWLVPFFDHNTQQEIKEMIANDPKGVEDSFYKNLEFGTGGMRGIMGPGDNRINKYTLGKNTQGLSQYLKQEFPGEDLKVAIAYDCRHNSKSLAAEVANVFSANGITVYLFSDLRPTPELSFAVKHLNCHCGIVLTASHNPPEYNGYKVYWQDGGQLVPPQDKEIIAVINKLAYTDIQFEGNSSLIHKIDTELDEAFIKASLANGMKDTTPEQRAALKVVFTPLHGTSVTVIPEVLKRAGYSQMQIVEAQATPDGDFPTVVSPNPEEPEALSMAMQIAEQSGADMVIGTDPDSDRLGIAVRDEHGKMTILNGNQAMVIKTHFLLAQKAAASGIKANDYIASTIVSTPMMGVMAEDFGLPCELGLTGFKWIAKMVKDMPEKNLIGGGEESFGFMVGDFVRDKDAVTASLLACEIAAQQKAKGETLLDYAIELYKKYGVYQEELISFVKPGKSGAEEIQAMMKSLRETPLKEIVGEAVVRIDDFQNSISTHPDGSQTAIDMPKSNVLIYWTAQGTKVAARPSGTEPKIKFYLSANAPWEGDYRKTQTALLNKMDRIAEQFNLR
- a CDS encoding RNA polymerase sigma factor, which gives rise to MIAESSLVDQLKAPETREAAFSTLMSTYKERLYWHIRKMVYSHDDADDVLQNTFIKVYRSIENFKGESKLYTWMYRIATNEAITFINKKARRMEIGNEEVQQLAVANLAADPYFEGNEIQLKLQEAIAKLPQKQQLVFNMKYFDDMKYDDMSEILGTSVGALKSSYHIAVKKITAELKSD